A genomic window from Brassica oleracea var. oleracea cultivar TO1000 chromosome C8, BOL, whole genome shotgun sequence includes:
- the LOC106307184 gene encoding protein indeterminate-domain 2, giving the protein MPVDLDNSSTVSGEASVSSTGNQQNPLPKSAAKKKRNLPGMPDPDSEVIALSPKTLLATNRFVCEICNKGFQRDQNLQLHRRGHNLPWKLRQKSSQEVKKKVYVCPETSCVHHDPSRALGDLTGIKKHFCRKHGEKKWKCDKCSKRYAVVSDWKAHSKICGTKEYKCDCGTLFSRRDSFMTHRAFCDALAGESVRNHTHSKKQSPEILTRKKPVPDPKPSLAAPVETQPAITIKRPESPKTPREILQEAQEPTGLNGVFFESSSASPSIYASSCSQSLFAPSSSIEPISLGLSASHGPSFLCSTRFPSQPAMSATALLQKAAQMGAASSGGSLLRGLGIVSSTSPSLDSIVPHGLALGLPCGGESSSGLKELMMGNSSVFGPKQTTLDFLGLGRAVGKGGGPGSTLVGPRGGSIDALATFGSGEFSGNDIGRRTS; this is encoded by the exons ATGCCAGTAGATTTAGATAACTCCTCCACAGTCTCCGGCGAGGCAAGTGTCTCCTCCACCGGAAACCAACAAAACCCACTTCCCAAATCTGCCGCAAAGAAGAAACGAAACCTCCCTGGCATGCCCG ATCCAGACTCGGAAGTGATAGCTTTGTCGCCGAAGACTCTACTAGCAACGAACAGATTCGTCTGCGAAATCTGCAACAAAGGCTTCCAGAGAGACCAGAACCTTCAGCTTCACCGTCGCGGCCACAACTTACCGTGGAAACTCAGGCAGAAATCGAGCCAAGAAGTCAAGAAAAAGGTTTACGTGTGTCCCGAGACGAGCTGTGTTCACCACGACCCTTCACGCGCTTTGGGAGATCTCACCGGAATCAAGAAACACTTTTGTCGGAAACACGGCGAGAAGAAGTGGAAATGCGACAAATGCTCCAAGAGATACGCTGTTGTGTCTGATTGGAAAGCTCATTCTAAGATCTGTGGTACCAAAGAGTATAAATGCGATTGTGGTACCCTGTTTTCTAG AAGAGATAGCTTTATGACGCATAGAGCTTTCTGTGATGCTTTGGCTGGAGAAAGTGTGAGAAACCATACTCATAGCAAGAAGCAGAGTCCTGAAATCTTGACCCGGAAGAAACCTGTACCCGACCCGAAACCTTCCTTGGCTGCTCCGGTGGAAACTCAGCCTGCTATAACCATTAAGCGACCAG AATCTCCAAAAACCCCTCGTGAAATCTTGCAAGAAGCTCAGGAGCCAACAGGTTTAAACGGTGTTTTCTTCGAGTCTTCATCAGCTTCTCCAAGTATATACGCGTCTTCTTGCTCACAGTCCCTATTCGCGCCGTCTTCATCCATTGAACCCATCTCTTTGGGTCTCTCAGCGAGTCACGGACCATCTTTTCTCTGCTCAACACGGTTTCCATCTCAGCCGGCAATGTCAGCCACCGCTCTGCTTCAAAAGGCAGCTCAAATGGGAGCAGCTTCTTCAGGTGGTTCATTGCTTCGCGGGTTAGGTATAGTTTCATCAACTTCACCTTCTCTGGACTCGATAGTCCCTCATGGTCTAGCATTGGGACTGCCTTGTGGAGGTGAAAGCAGCTCGGGTTTGAAAGAGCTTATGATGGGGAATTCATCTGTGTTTGGTCCGAAACAAACAACGTTAGACTTTCTCGGGTTAGGTAGAGCGGTTGGTAAAGGAGGTGGTCCTGGATCCACTCTAGTTGGACCAAGAGGAGGCAGCATCGATGCGTTGGCGACATTTGGGTCGGGAGAGTTTTCAGGAAATGACATTGGTAGAAGAACATCATAA